The Bradyrhizobium sp. WBAH42 genome includes a window with the following:
- a CDS encoding helix-turn-helix domain-containing protein, whose translation MRKPAAAKPAKKRPAKVKAKPAEPAMDVAVGRRIRDLRRVRQFSLETVAARTELSIGFLSQIERGLSSPSLRVLATLADVLGVGIAALFGASPSADGASDQVVTRGLQRPELKLWRTGVSKQLLSPASSDNKLNLFLVHLEPGGSTGDELYTHDGEEAGLVLEGEMMLTVDSQTWSLKTGDSFRFASRRPHRFSNPAQDAKAVVLWVNCVTGAG comes from the coding sequence ATGCGCAAACCGGCCGCCGCAAAGCCGGCCAAGAAAAGGCCGGCTAAGGTGAAGGCCAAGCCGGCCGAGCCGGCGATGGACGTCGCGGTCGGCCGCCGCATCCGCGACCTCAGGCGGGTCAGGCAATTCTCGCTGGAGACGGTCGCCGCGCGCACGGAGCTGTCGATCGGCTTTCTCAGCCAGATCGAGCGCGGGCTGTCGTCGCCGTCGCTGCGCGTGCTGGCGACCCTCGCCGACGTGCTCGGCGTCGGCATCGCCGCGCTGTTCGGCGCGAGCCCGAGCGCCGACGGCGCATCGGATCAGGTGGTGACACGCGGGCTGCAACGGCCCGAGCTGAAGCTCTGGCGCACGGGCGTGTCCAAACAATTGCTGAGCCCGGCCAGCAGCGACAACAAGCTCAATCTGTTCCTGGTGCATCTGGAGCCCGGCGGCTCCACCGGCGATGAGCTCTACACCCACGACGGCGAGGAGGCCGGGCTGGTGCTCGAAGGCGAGATGATGCTGACGGTGGACAGCCAGACGTGGTCGCTGAAAACAGGCGACAGCTTTCGCTTCGCGAGCCGAAGGCCGCACCGGTTTTCCAATCCGGCGCAGGATGCAAAAGCCGTGGTGCTGTGGGTGAATTGCGTGACGGGGGCGGGGTAG
- a CDS encoding ABC transporter substrate-binding protein, whose amino-acid sequence MKRFVQAAIAALAIATAVPASAQQVLKVGSTPTGIPFTFLDTKTNTIQGIMVDLVTEIGKDAGLNVQIEPMAFSALIPSLTSSKIDIIAAAMFITAPRKEVVDFSDPIYTYGEGLVVPKGDAKAYAAQEDLKGETVGAQVGTAFVDALKKSGLFADVKAYDTIPDILRDVNTGRLKAGFADYPILAYNLKQGGFPDVRLVDSYKPVTVGSVGIGVRKGESALLGKINASLAKLKANGTIDKILEKWGQKAQG is encoded by the coding sequence ATGAAGCGTTTTGTTCAGGCCGCAATCGCGGCGCTCGCCATTGCCACAGCCGTGCCGGCTTCGGCGCAGCAGGTGCTGAAGGTCGGCTCGACACCGACAGGCATTCCCTTCACGTTCCTCGACACCAAGACCAACACCATCCAGGGCATCATGGTCGATCTCGTCACCGAGATCGGCAAGGACGCCGGCCTCAACGTGCAGATCGAGCCGATGGCGTTCTCGGCGCTGATCCCGTCGCTGACCTCGAGCAAGATCGACATCATTGCGGCCGCGATGTTCATCACCGCGCCGCGCAAGGAGGTCGTCGACTTCTCAGACCCGATCTACACCTATGGCGAAGGCCTCGTGGTGCCGAAGGGCGATGCCAAGGCCTACGCTGCGCAGGAGGACCTGAAGGGCGAGACGGTCGGCGCGCAAGTCGGCACCGCCTTCGTCGATGCGCTGAAGAAGTCCGGCCTGTTCGCGGACGTGAAGGCCTACGACACCATCCCCGACATCCTGCGCGACGTGAACACCGGCCGTCTCAAGGCCGGCTTCGCCGACTATCCGATCCTCGCCTACAATCTGAAGCAGGGCGGTTTCCCCGACGTGCGTCTCGTCGATAGCTACAAGCCCGTTACCGTCGGCTCGGTCGGCATCGGCGTGCGCAAGGGCGAGAGCGCACTGCTCGGCAAGATCAATGCCTCGCTGGCGAAGCTGAAGGCCAACGGCACCATCGACAAGATCCTCGAGAAATGGGGCCA